A genomic stretch from Dama dama isolate Ldn47 chromosome 10, ASM3311817v1, whole genome shotgun sequence includes:
- the KREMEN2 gene encoding kremen protein 2, translated as MGTRPPKALLLLLLLRLLPPRGASAGSLQSPGLSECFQVNGADYRGHQNRTGPRGAGRPCLYWDQTQQHSYSSASDPQGRWGLGAHNFCRNPDGDVQPWCYVAETEEGIYWRYCDIPTCHMPGYLGCFMDSGAPPALSGPSGTSTKLTVQVCLRFCRMKGYQLAGVEAGYACFCGSESDLARGRPAPATDCDQICFGHPGQLCGGDGRLGIYEVSVGSCQGNWTAPQGVIYSPDFPDEYGPDRNCSWVLAPPGAALELAFRLFELADPRDRLELRDAASGSLLRAFDGARPPPPGPLRLRAAALRLTFRSDARGHAQGFALTYRGLQDADADLAPLEGSTQTPAAPLDGANVSCSPGPGAPEASMGAQVFSTVTAVSVLLLLVLSLLRLLRGRGCLLAPSKGPPTLRPSRDPTRSWAVWYRRPRGVALPCPPGDPQVEGLTASYRPLSASSQSSLRSLISAL; from the exons ATGGGGACACGGCCCCCCAaggccctgctcctcctcctcttgctcCGGCTGCTGCCGCCACGCGGGGCGTCGGCGGGGAGCCTGCAGAGCCCAG GCCTGTCCGAGTGCTTCCAGGTGAACGGCGCCGACTACCGCGGCCACCAGAACCGCACCGGCCCGCGCGGGGCCGGCCGCCCGTGCCTCTACTGGGACCAGACGCAGCAGCACAGTTACAGCAGCGCCAGCGACCCCCAGGGCCGCTGGGGGCTGGGCGCGCACAACTTCTGCCG TAACCCAGACGGTGACGTGCAACCATGGTGCTACGTGGCTGAGACAGAGGAGGGCATTTACTGGCGCTACTGCGATATCCCCACGTGTCACA TGCCTGGGTACCTGGGCTGCTTCATGGACTCTGGGGCACCTCCAGCCCTCAGCGGGCCCAGCGGCACCTCAACAAAGCTCACAGTCCAGGTGTGCCTTCGCTTCTGCCGCATGAAGGGCTACCAG TTGGCGGGCGTGGAGGCCGGCTATGCCTGTTTCTGTGGCTCTGAAAGTGACCTGGCCCGAGGACGCCCAGCTCCTGCCACCGACTGTGACCAGATCTGCTTTGGCCACCCGGGCCAGCTGTGTGGCGGTGATGGGCGCCTGGGCATCTATGAAG TGTCCGTGGGCTCCTGCCAGGGGAACTGGACCGCACCCCAGGGTGTCATCTACTCCCCGGACTTCCCGGACGAGTACGGGCCGGATCGTAACTGTAGCTGGGTGCTGGCCCCTCCGGGCGCCGCGCTGGAGCTCGCCTTCCGCCTCTTCGAGCTGGCCGACCCGCGTGACCGGCTGGAGCTGCGCGACGCCGCCTCGGGCAGCCTGCTCCGCGCCTTCGACGGCGCCCGACCGCCGCCGCCGGGTCCTCTGCGCCTGCGCGCCGCCGCGCTGCGGCTCACCTTCCGCAGCGACGCGCGAGGCCACGCTCAGGGCTTCGCGCTCACCTACCGCG GGCTGCAGGACGCCGACGCCGACCTGGCGCCCCTCGAGGGCTCGACTCAGACCCCCGCAGCGCCCCTCGACGGGGCCAACGTGAGCTGCAGCCCAGGGCCTGGCGCTCCAGAGGCCTCGATGGGGG CCCAGGTCTTCTCGACGGTGACGGCCGTCTCGGTGCTGCTCCTGCTGGTGCTGTCGCTGCTGCGCCTGCTGCGCGGACG GGGCTGCCTGCTGGCTCCGAGTAAAGGGCCCCCAACGTTGAGGCCTTCCCGGGACCCCACAAGAAGCTGGGCCGTTTGGTACCGCCGGCCTCGAGGGGTGGCCCTGCCCTGTCCTCCCGGGGACCCCCAGGTTGAGGGTTTAACCGCGAGTTACCGGCCCTTGAGCGCCTCCAGCCAGAGTTCCCTGCGTTCACTCATCTCTGCTCTCTGA